In the Aristaeella hokkaidonensis genome, AGAACTGGATACCATTATGGAATATGGTGAAAAAGGAATCCGTGAGCTGATGGATGCCCAGCGGGAAGCGCTCGGAGACCGTGCCCGTTATATTGCTCCCAAGCCGCTGCTGCTGGTAGCCACGGGTAACGAACATAAACTGCGTGAATTGCAGGAGATGTTCAAAGATTACTATACACTTGCTCCGATGACAGCTGTCGGTTTCTTCGGCCCGATTGAAGAGAACGCAGACACCTTTGCCGGAAATGCCGCCATCAAGGCGGAAGCTGTGTGCGAGGCGACCGGACTGCCTGCTATCGGTGATGACAGTGGACTGGAAGTGGACGCGCTGGATGGTGAACCGGGTGTCTATTCCGCACGGTATGCCGGCGAGCATGGAGACGATGAGGCGAATAACGATCTGCTCCTGAGCCGGATGGAAGGAAAGGAAGACCGTTCCGCAGCTTTCAAGTGCGCGCTTGCACTGAAGATTCCGGGAAAAGAGACTATCATTGCCGAGGGCAGCTGCCCCGGAACGATTCTGACAGAACGCAGGGGTACCGGAGGCTTTGGCTACGATCCGCTGTTCCTCTATGAGCCAATGAACAAAACCTACGCGGAAATGAACGCGGAGGAAAAGAACCAGATCAGTCACCGCTCCCGTGCGGCGGAGATGATGCGCAGCATCATGTCCCAGCTGTTGTCATAATCACATTTCTCAAGCATTCCAATCAAAAACGGACATAGACAAAACAAATAATCCGGCAGGCAGACAAAAAGTCCGTCTGCCGGAATTATGTTATTATGTGACACTAATAAAAGATAAAGGAGTATCAGCCTGACCGGCTTGGAAAGAACACATGACAGATGGCCATATTCATATTGAACGGGGACCGTATACACTGGAGTGGATCAGGAAGTTTGTGGACAAGGCGGTGGAGATGGAACTGGATGAGATCCGTCTGCTGGAACACAATTTCCGCTTTGAAGAGTTTGTGTCCATGTATGATTCTGTGTGCGCGCACAGCGAATTTGTAAATGAGTGGTTTCACCGGGTGGGCGGTGTAAAAAAGCTGGACGAATACCTGGAACTGATTGAGAAAGTCAGGAAGGAACAGTTCCCTGTAAAAATCAAGTTCGGGCTCGAGATATGCTACTTCCCGGAATTTGAAGGGTTGACTGCTGAACTGACCAAGGATAAGGGTTTTGATTTCCTGCTGGGCAGTATGCACTTTGTGGATGATTTTGCCTTTGATCACAAGCCCGAACACTGGATTGGTGTGGACGTGGACAGGATCTATCGCAGGTACTTTGAGGATTCCGTTTTATTGGCCAGGAGCGGGCTTTTTGACGGGATCGGACATCCGGATACCATTAAACTGTTTGGCTATAAGCCGTCGTACTCACTGACGGAATACTACGAAAAGCTGGCAGAAGCGCTGGCGGAGAACGGAATGTACGCGGACCAGAACAGCGGTGCGGCCAGAAGATGTCCGGATACAGCTTCCCTGGGTATGGATGGGGAACTGATCAGGATCCTGAAGAAACACCAAGTGAAAATCATCACTTCTTCTGACGCGCATTGTCCGGAAGATGTGGGGGATAAAATCAGGGAATTGAACGATTGTATACAGAATTGCTGAAAGCCTTAAAAGAATGGAAAAAAAGGACAAAAAGAACCGCGTCAAACATGCACTAAATACAATCGAAAAGCCTTGAAAACCTTGACGGTACAAGGGAAACTGTGTAAAATATAGCAAAAGAAATCAATAACAGGATATGGGAGGGATACAGGTGCTTTACGATGGCAAGATCTGGATCGGGTCCTGTGATAAAGGCCCTGTGTTTCTGCTGCCTTCCATGGCCAACCGCCACGGCCTGATCGCCGGCGCGACAGGTACCGGTAAAACCGTATCCCTGAAGGTGCTGGCGGAAGGCTTTTCCGACATGGGCGTTCCGGTGTTCCTGAGTGATATCAAGAGCGACCTGAGCGGCATGGTGATGGACGGCGCTGAGTCAGAAGCGATTGATAAGCGGCTGGCAAAATGCGGCGTACCGAGGGAAGTGTTCAAATATACCTCCTATCCGACAGAATACTGGGACGTATACGGAGAACAGGGCATCCCGATCCGGGCAACAGTACAGGACATGGGTCCGCTGCTGATGAGCCGGATGCTGAACCTGAATGAGACCCAGAGCGGCGTGATGAATATCGCGTTCCGGGTGGCAGGCCGGGAAAACATCCCGCTGGAGCACCTGCAGGACCTGAAAAACCTGCTGATCCATGTGGGTGAGAATGCGAAGGAATATACCCTGGAGTACGGCAATGTTTCCGCAGCCAGCGTGGGCGCCATCCAGCGGGCTGTGGGCGTGCTGGAAGACCAGGGCGGCAACGTGTTTTTCCGGGAGCCGGCCATTGACATCAACGACTGGATCCAGGTTGACCCGGCCAGCGGCAGGGGTAAGATCAACATCCTGTGTGCAGACCGGCTGTTCAACAATCCTACGATGTATTCCACCTTCCTGCTGTGGATGCTGACGAAGCTGTATGATCTGCTTCCTGAGCGGGGAGACGCCGATAAGCCGATTGTTGTGTTCTTCTTCGATGAAGCACACCTGCTGTTCAACAACTGCAGCCGGTCACTGATGGAAAAGATTGAGCAGGTGGTCCGGCTGGTCCGCTCCAAGGGCGTGGGCGTATACTTTATCACCCAGAGCCCGGCGGACATCCCGATGACGATTCTCGGCCAGCTGGGAAACAGGATCCAGCATGCATTGCGGGCTTATACCCCGCTGGATCAGAAAGCCGTGAAAGTCGCCGCACAGACGTTCCGGACGAATCCGTCCTTTGATACAGAAGAAGCCATTACCACCCTGAAGACAGGCGAGGCGCTGGTTTCTTTCCTGGATGAGCACGGAGCTCCGAGCGTGGTGGAGCGGGCCACCATACTTCCCCCGCAAAGCTATATGGGTGCGATCAGCCAGGAAATCCGCAGGATGGTCATCGACGCCAGTCCCATGAAGGACAAGTATGCCGATGAAATTCCTGCTGATGATCCCGGAACTCAGGAACAGCCGACACCGCCTGCACCGCCGGTACCACAGGTACAGGAAATGGATCCACAGCGGTTTAAGCTGATAAACGGCCAGTGGTACTATTTCTGAGGTGCGGCAGAAAGCTGATCTACAATGTCACTGTTTACTCAACGACCCCGGAACGGCGCAGGGAGGAGAGCGCCGCAGAGAGAAGATGGCAACATTCAAAGTATTCGATCCTACCACCGGTCAGTATGTTGAAAAAGAAGTCGAAGGCATGGCTCCTGTGGCTGAAGCCGTTCAGGAAGCTGCTGCTCCCGTAGTGGAAGCTGTTCAGGAAGCTGCCGCTCCCGTGGTTGAAGCAGTCCAGCAGGCCGCGGCTCCCGTTGTTGAAGCCGTGCAGCAGGCAGCTGCCCCCGTGGTTGAAGCAGTTCAGCAGGGCAATGTGGCTGAAGCAGTCCAGCAGGCTGCCGCTCCCGTTGTGAACGCCGTGCAGCAGGCTGCTGCTCCCGTGGTTGAGGCTGTCCAGCAGGCGGCTCAGCCCGTGGTGCAGGCCGTGCAGCAGGCTGTTCCCACCATTCAGGTGCAGCCCCAGGCCCAGAAGATGCCTGTGATGGTGCTCGACCAGGCGACCGGTCAGTATGTGCAGCAGATGGTGGACATGGTACTGGATCCCGCGACAGGGAACTATGTGCCCGCTCCCGTTGCTGTTGACCCCAAGGCCCTGGAAGCCCAGCAGAAGGCTGCTGCCGCTGCCGCGAAGGAAGCGGAGCGGAAGGCCCGCGAGCAGGAAGCGGCCGAGCGCCGTGCCCGCAATGATCAGCTGCGTGAAGAAGCCGCTGAGCGTGCCCGCCGGAATGACTCTGTTGCCGGCCGTGTGAAGAACACCGCGATCAGCACCGCAACCCGTCAGCTCGTTTCCAGCCTGACCAGGAGTCTGACCAAGGCGATCGGCGGCATTTTCGGCGGCAAGAAGTAATAATGACCGGGTGTCCAAATCATTCATACTGAGATGATAATAATATAGGAGGTCTGCATATATGAAAAAGCTTTTGAAAGAGTTCAAGGATTTTGCAATGAAGGGTAACGTCCTGGATCTGGCGGTTGCCGTCGTTCTGGGCGCTGCGTTCAACAAGGTTGTCACCGCTGTAGTGGAAATCTTCCTGAACCCCATTATCGAGAGCCTGCCCAAGATTGAAGAAGGCGGATCCGCATGGACTGCTCCCCTGATTTCCTTCGCGGCTGTGGTTGTTGAATTCCTCCTGACCGCACTGGTGCTCTTCCTCATTGTGAAGGCTGCCAACAAGGCCAAGAACCTGAAGAAGAAGGAAGAAGCTCCCGCGGAACCCACCACCAAGGTGTGCCCCTTCTGCCAGAGCGAGATCAGCATCAAGGCGACCCGCTGCCCGCACTGCACCAGCGAACTGAAAGACTAATCAAACAATTTATAATTCATAATGCATGATGCATAATGAATGGATACGGAGGCACATATGCACTGGCGCATATCGTGCCTCCGTGCTATACTTTGTAATCGGATGATCTGCCTGAAGCAGAAGCAAAGGCCGGTATCCGCGACAACAACAGAAAGAG is a window encoding:
- the rph gene encoding ribonuclease PH; the encoded protein is MRADGRKPDEKRPISIETDFVRTAYGSCLIATGNTRVICTASVEEAVPPFLKGKGQGWVTAEYAMLPASTTERKKRDGIKKDGRSVEIQRLIGRALRQAVDLKALGERTITLDCDVLEADGGTRTASITGAMVALTCAAERLVREKKLPISPIIHQVAAISAGVIDDEPCLDLCYQEDSHAQVDMNFVMNEKGEFIELQGTGEGRAFTKKELDTIMEYGEKGIRELMDAQREALGDRARYIAPKPLLLVATGNEHKLRELQEMFKDYYTLAPMTAVGFFGPIEENADTFAGNAAIKAEAVCEATGLPAIGDDSGLEVDALDGEPGVYSARYAGEHGDDEANNDLLLSRMEGKEDRSAAFKCALALKIPGKETIIAEGSCPGTILTERRGTGGFGYDPLFLYEPMNKTYAEMNAEEKNQISHRSRAAEMMRSIMSQLLS
- a CDS encoding helicase HerA-like domain-containing protein; the protein is MLYDGKIWIGSCDKGPVFLLPSMANRHGLIAGATGTGKTVSLKVLAEGFSDMGVPVFLSDIKSDLSGMVMDGAESEAIDKRLAKCGVPREVFKYTSYPTEYWDVYGEQGIPIRATVQDMGPLLMSRMLNLNETQSGVMNIAFRVAGRENIPLEHLQDLKNLLIHVGENAKEYTLEYGNVSAASVGAIQRAVGVLEDQGGNVFFREPAIDINDWIQVDPASGRGKINILCADRLFNNPTMYSTFLLWMLTKLYDLLPERGDADKPIVVFFFDEAHLLFNNCSRSLMEKIEQVVRLVRSKGVGVYFITQSPADIPMTILGQLGNRIQHALRAYTPLDQKAVKVAAQTFRTNPSFDTEEAITTLKTGEALVSFLDEHGAPSVVERATILPPQSYMGAISQEIRRMVIDASPMKDKYADEIPADDPGTQEQPTPPAPPVPQVQEMDPQRFKLINGQWYYF
- the mscL gene encoding large conductance mechanosensitive channel protein MscL translates to MKKLLKEFKDFAMKGNVLDLAVAVVLGAAFNKVVTAVVEIFLNPIIESLPKIEEGGSAWTAPLISFAAVVVEFLLTALVLFLIVKAANKAKNLKKKEEAPAEPTTKVCPFCQSEISIKATRCPHCTSELKD
- a CDS encoding histidinol-phosphatase HisJ family protein, producing the protein MTDGHIHIERGPYTLEWIRKFVDKAVEMELDEIRLLEHNFRFEEFVSMYDSVCAHSEFVNEWFHRVGGVKKLDEYLELIEKVRKEQFPVKIKFGLEICYFPEFEGLTAELTKDKGFDFLLGSMHFVDDFAFDHKPEHWIGVDVDRIYRRYFEDSVLLARSGLFDGIGHPDTIKLFGYKPSYSLTEYYEKLAEALAENGMYADQNSGAARRCPDTASLGMDGELIRILKKHQVKIITSSDAHCPEDVGDKIRELNDCIQNC